In the Gossypium raimondii isolate GPD5lz chromosome 9, ASM2569854v1, whole genome shotgun sequence genome, one interval contains:
- the LOC105799628 gene encoding uncharacterized protein LOC105799628, translating to MNAPSKLGIALIVIFATCLLALFLELVYVLWSKRRFRQRIIVSGGARSIDSEFSDSPFYSAAPSKELLYFFCWKNQPARVEPSSGVVSPSPTEAATAPDSEAAGTDDDDELAKWQALYGQSRVLYTITEEEREGNDSVENSADQSEAKTQKRACFSGGTESAGDVETPFSTPCASPPYFTPSPSPDRDFGVVIFSPGIDEVSSPENDVLADGKLGFVSLRIEG from the coding sequence ATGAATGCTCCGAGCAAGCTTGGAATAGCCCTTATCGTTATCTTCGCTACATGTCTTTTAGCTCTTTTCCTAGAACTGGTTTACGTCCTTTGGAGTAAACGAAGGTTTCGTCAACGCATCATCGTCAGCGGCGGCGCACGTTCCATTGACTCCGAGTTTTCGGATTCACCTTTTTACTCTGCTGCTCCCTCTAAGGAACTTCTTTACTTCTTTTGCTGGAAAAACCAACCAGCTCGTGTGGAACCTTCCTCTGGGGTGGTGTCTCCATCGCCGACGGAGGCTGCCACGGCGCCTGATTCAGAGGCAGCCGGTACAGATGATGACGACGAGCTAGCGAAGTGGCAGGCGTTGTACGGGCAGTCGAGGGTGTTGTATACGATAACAGAAGAGGAAAGAGAAGGAAACGACAGCGTCGAGAACTCCGCTGATCAGAGTGAAGCGAAAACCCAGAAGCGGGCTTGTTTCTCGGGCGGGACAGAATCAGCTGGTGACGTGGAGACTCCATTTTCGACGCCGTGCGCATCGCCTCCTTACTTCACACCCTCGCCTTCTCCTGATCGTGATTTTGGGGTTGTGATATTTTCACCGGGAATTGACGAAGTAAGCTCGCCGGAAAATGACGTGTTGGCAGATGGAAAACTTGGGTTTGTGAGTTTAAGAATTGAAGGGTAG
- the LOC105799629 gene encoding protein SMAX1-LIKE 3, giving the protein MRAGGCTVQQALTNEAANVVKQAVNLARRRGHAQVTPLHVASTMLSAATGLLRTACIQSHSHPLQCRALELCFNVALNRLPASSSSPMLGAHSQYPSISNALVAAFKRAQAHQRRGSIENQQQPLLAVKIELEQLIISILDDPSVSRVMREAGFSSTQVKSNVEQAVSLEICSQNAPSTNSKSKESSNGNLVLSQSPTASQVGNSKVEKQRGSDPIIRNEDVMFVIENLMKEKRRSFVVVGECISSVQGVVRAVIDKVDKGDAPQSLRDTKFVNLPFSCFGHLNKVEVEQKLEELKSQVRSCLGTGIVLNLGDLKWAVEYRTSSSEQSRGYYCPVEHMIMELGNLLGESGRRLRLMGVSTFQTYMRYKSGNPSLETVWGLHPLILPADSLRLTLITDCDAQSQVTSKKVENGSSWRISLDNGGDENKQQLTCCGDCSTKFENEVGSLQSSSACNSESTTTSSLPPWFKPYREDSRGVGANDKDSALVRQLCKKWNSFCNSVHKLQPYPISETTHAFSSVSPPSSTCFFSNDKHHDWPALEPRQSWRDHPLWISETLEKTAEPTSASLRLYIPEHNYKDPKQLLSPNPNSTPNSASSSDVMEMEYVHKFKELNAENSTTLCTALEKKVPWQKDIVPEIVSTILKCRSGMLRRKGKLRDGECKEETWLFFQGVDVQAKEKIAKELARLVFGSQNNFVAIELSSFSSTRADSTEDSRSKRSRDEQSCSYMERFAEAVSSNPHRVFFIEDVEQSDYCSQMGFKRAIERGRISKANGEEAVLSDAIIILSCESFSSRSRACSPPAKLKSDEEKVGALALEDTTSPCGSLDLNMSIDDDSLQEESIHDIGLLESVDRKIVFKIQEL; this is encoded by the exons ATGAGAGCTGGGGGTTGCACAGTGCAGCAAGCTCTAACAAATGAGGCTGCTAACGTCGTAAAGCAAGCTGTTAATCTTGCTAGACGACGTGGCCATGCCCAAGTGACTCCCCTCCATGTAGCAAGCACCATGCTGTCAGCTGCTACTGGTTTGCTCCGCACGGCTTGCATTCAATCCCACTCCCATCCCCTTCAGTGTAGAGCCTTAGAGCTTTGTTTCAATGTTGCCCTCAATCGCCTCCCCGCTTCGTCATCCAGTCCCATGTTGGGAGCCCATTCCCAGTATCCTTCAATCTCTAATGCCTTGGTTGCTGCCTTCAAGCGTGCTCAGGCTCACCAAAGACGTGGATCCATTGAAAACCAGCAACAACCACTGTTAGCAGTTAAGATAGAGCTGGAGCAGCTTATAATATCTATATTAGACGATCCTAGCGTAAGTAGAGTGATGAGAGAAGCGGGGTTCTCTAGTACACAAGTCAAAAGCAACGTGGAACAAGCTGTGTCCTTAGAAATCTGTTCCCAAAACGCTCCTTCCACAAACAGTAAATCCAAGGAAAGTAGCAATGGTAATTTAGTCCTGTCTCAATCTCCTACAGCTTCTCAGGTTGGGAATAGTAAAGTGGAGAAACAAAGAGGATCAGATCCCATAATTAGGAACGAAGATGTGATGTTTGTGATAGAGAATTTGATgaaggaaaagagaagaagtTTTGTGGTGGTAGGAGAGTGTATTTCAAGCGTACAAGGTGTAGTTAGAGCTGTGATTGACAAAGTTGACAAAGGAGATGCTCCTCAGTCTTTAAGAGATACCAAGTTTGTAAACCTACCCTTCTCATGTTTTGGGCATCTAAACAAAGTGGAGGTTGAGCAAAaacttgaagagttaaagagcCAGGTTAGGAGCTGTTTAGGCACAGGGATTGTTTTGAATTTAGGAGATCTCAAATGGGCTGTGGAGTACAGGACAAGTTCAAGTGAGCAAAGTAGGGGATATTACTGTCCAGTGGAGCATATGATCATGGAGCTTGGGAATTTGTTGGGGGAGAGTGGAAGGAGGTTGAGGCTCATGGGGGTTTCTACCTTCCAAACTTACATGAGGTACAAATCTGGCAATCCATCCCTCGAAACTGTTTGGGGTCTTCATCCTCTAATCCTTCCTGCTGATAGCTTACGCTTGACTCTCATCACTGACTG TGATGCGCAAAGTCAGGTCACAAGCAAGAAAGTAGAAAACGGGTCAAGCTGGAGGATTTCGCTTGACAATGGAGGGGATGAGAATAAGCAACAGCTGACTTGCTGTGGTGATTGCTCCACCAAGTTCGAAAATGAAGTTGGAAGCTTACAAAGCAGCAGTGCATGCAATAGTGAGTCCACCACCACTTCAAGTCTCCCCCCATGGTTTAAACCATACAGGGAAGATAGCAGAGGAGTTGGTGCCAATGATAAG GACTCTGCCCTAGTCAGACAACTTTGCAAAAAGTGGAATTCGTTTTGCAATTCAGTCCATAAATTACAGCCATATCCCATATCCGAAACAACCCATGCATTCTCTTCTGTTTCTCCTCCTTCCTCTACTTGTTTCTTTTCAAATGACAAGCACCATGACTGGCCTGCGCTTGAACCTAGACAGTCTTGGAGAGACCATCCTTTATGGATTTCTGAAACACTTGAAAAGACTGCTGAACCCACCAGTGCTAGTTTGAGATTATATATTCCAGAACATAATTACAAGGACCCCAAACAACTCTTATCCCCAAACCCTAATTCCACCCCCAACTCAGCTTCTTCCAGTGATGTGATGGAGATGGAATATGTTCACAAGTTCAAGGAGCTAAATGCGGAGAACTCGACCACCCTTTGCACTGCATTGGAAAAGAAGGTGCCATGGCAGAAAGATATAGTTCCTGAGATCGTGAGCACAATCTTAAAATGCAGGTCAGGGATGTTGCGAAGGAAAGGCAAGTTGAGAGATGGTGAGTGTAAAGAAGAAACTTGGTTGTTTTTCCAAGGTGTTGACGTTCAAGCTAAGGAGAAGATAGCCAAAGAGTTGGCAAGGCTTGTTTTTGGTTCACAAAACAACTTCGTCGCCATTGAATTAAGCAGCTTCTCATCCACAAGAGCAGATTCGACTGAAGATAGTCGAAGCAAGAGATCAAGAGATGAACAAAGTTGCAGTTACATGGAGAGATTTGCTGAAGCAGTTTCCAGCAACCCACATCGAGTGTTCTTCATTGAAGATGTTGAGCAATCAGATTATTGCTCTCAAATGGGTTTCAAAAGAGCTATTGAGAGAGGAAGAATAAGCAAAGCAAATGGAGAAGAAGCTGTCCTCAGCGATGCTATCATCATTTTGAGCTGTGAAAGCTTCAGCTCAAGATCAAGAGCTTGCTCCCCTCCTGCCAAGCTAAAATCCGATGAAGAAAAAGTGGGTGCATTGGCATTGGAGGACACGACAAGTCCTTGTGGGTCATTGGACTTGAATATGTCCATTGATGATGATAGTCTCCAAGAGGAATCAATCCATGATATTGGGCTTCTTGAATCTGTAGACAGGAAGATCGTTTTCAAAATTCaggaattataa